The DNA window GCCAAACTCCTCGAATCCAGCGCCAAACATGCCGAACCCGGCACCAACTTCGACATCGTCGCAGTAGCCGTCATCGGCGCGGGCGAAGCAATCGCCGACCGCGTAGCCAGCGGCCGCATAGAAGTCGCCGAAGCCGTAGACCTCCTCGACGACCTGGCCTGGCGCGGCCTCGCGGGCCGCAAGAAAGCCGAGTAACCACACCCGGGTTCAAACCGACGCCCAATCGATCGCGGACACAGCGCAGGTATCCGATGCCCCGGCTCAGCGCGGCCGCAGGAGCCGCGATACGGCCGAGCGGCGCAGGCCTAGAGGGGCGTCGGTCGAGGGGGTGGGCGGCTGGGGTTTCGGGTTGCTCGTTCGTTGATGGGCTGCCAGAGTGCGGGAGATCAAAAGTACGGACCGGTGGCTGCCGAGTGGCCGGGGAATGGGGCGGAATTGTTCGGGATGCTGCGGCCGTGTTCGCATGGGGCCGAGAAGTATGGGATCGATGCGGCCGAGTGGCGCAGCCACATGTGCGGGCTGTGTTTGGGGTTGCGCGACGGGCACGGCCAGCTGGCGCGCACGGCTACCAATACCGATGCGATTGTGTTGAGTGTGCTGACCGAGGCGCAGCTGTCCGGTCCGATGGCGCGGACCACCGCCGGGCCGTGTGCGTTGCGTGGCATGCGCCGCGCGGAGGTGGCGACCGCGGATTCGCCCGGTGTGCTGCTGGCCGCCACGGCGTCACTGTTGCTGGGATCGGCCAAGATTCGTGATCACATCGACGATGGCGACAGCTCGACGCTCACCAAGCGTCCGATGACGAAGGTGTCGAGCCGCTGGGCGGATCGAGCGCGGGCGCAGGCGAAGTTGATCGGCCTCGACGTGGAACCGCTTGTCGCCGCGATCAACTCGCAAGCTCACCTCGAGGCTCGGGCCATGTCCGGTGTGTTCGGACCGGGCGGAACGAAGTTGGGCGCAAGGCCCCGACCCAGTGGGACCAACACCGCATCTCTCGACGAGCTGACCGCGCCCACTCAGATCTGCGCATCGGAACTTTTCGCGCACACGGCGGTTTTGGCCAACCGTCCCGGGAACATCGCCGCATTGGGTGAGGCGGGAAAGCATTTCGGCCGAATCGCCCACCTCGCCGACGCCGTCGAGGATTACGACGAAGACCGCACCCGCGGCCGCTTCAACCCACTCGCGGCCACCGGAACCACCATGCCGGAGGCCTACGACTTACTGCGCCAATCCGATTCGCAGCTGCGCAAGGCGGTCGCCGAGGCCCAACTGGACCAAGTCCCCACCATCCGCTGGATGCTGCTCGACCCGCTGCACGCCCTGGTGCGCCGAGTCGGCCGCGGCATCGGCGCAACCGCCCACGCCTGCAACGTTTCCCGCGACACCGCCACCGCGCAGTACCCGGGCCCGCCGCCCGACTTCGAAAGACGCCCACCGGTCCGCCGCCCCGGCGTCGGCGAGGCTCTCGCCTTGGTCTTCGGCGTCTACTGCACCGGCTACGCCTGCTGCGCCGACCACACCAGCCCGTGCGACGGCCAACGCAAGGACGCCTGGATCAAGAACTGCGACTGCGGCGATTGCTGCGATTGCGGTGACTGCGGCTGTGACTGCGGCGACTGCTGCTGCGATTGCGGCTGCGACTGCTGACCCGCGACGCGCCGAGGGCGGCGTTGGGGTGAAAAGCGGAGAGCCGCACCTCGATTCGGGGTGCGGCTCTCGGCGATAGCGATGTCAGCGCAGGGTGGCGGTGAAGTACGGATAGCCCTTCTTCGGGTTCCGCAATGCCAGATCCCATCCGCTGTCGACCCGGTCCGCGTATACGTTCACCGTGGACGGGAGCAGGATCGGCTTGCCGAATTTGACCGCGTAGGTCGCTTCGCCGGGGATCCGTCCCTCGATATTGGACAGGATGTTCGCGGCCGACCACATGCCGTGCGCGATGGTCTTCGGGAAGCCGAATGCCCTGGCGCCCAATGCCGAAGTGTGGATCGGGTTGTGGTCACCGGAGGCGGCCGCGTATCGGGTGATCGTCTTCTGATCGACCCGAATGGTCCGCATCGGCGGCGGCGGAACCTCTTGCGGCTTCTCCTCTTTCGGTCCGCCCGACAGCGAGGTGCGCTGCTGGTGCAGGAAAGTGGTGACCTGACGCCACACCAGTTCCCGCCCGACGTTCACCTCGGTGACCGCATCGACCAGCAGCCCCTTCGGGTGCTCACGCAGATTCTCGGTATGCGTCTGGAAGTCCAGCGGCTCGCTCACCGAGATCTCGCGGGTGCGCTCGATCAGGTTCTGCGCGTGCACCGCACCGACCGCGACGAACGGAAAGTCGCGTGCGACAACGAGTTGCATCGCCAGCGGGAAGCTGAGGATGAACGGGTAGGTCAGCGGCAGCGAATCGCCGAACCGCAGTCCGGTCGCCCGGCAATAGGCGGCAAGGTGATCCGGATCCACGTGCAGTCTGTCGAGCCGGACAACTCGGTCCGGCAGTGTCGATTTGCGCGCCGAGATCAGCGGAACCGCGCCGAGCGCGGCCTTGACGAAAAGGCTGCTGTTCTTGGGCGGTGCGGTGAGCGTGATCGTCTCCGTCATCATGCTCCGATCAGGCTCTGCCCGCAGACCCGAACCACATTGCCGCTCACCGCATTCGACGCCGGGCTGGCGAAGTAGGCGATGGTCTCGGCGACGTCGATGGTCTGCCCGCCCTGCAGCAGCGAGCTCATCAGCCGACCGGCCTCGCGGGTAGCCAGCGGGATGGCGGCGGTCATCGCGGTCTCGATGAAGCCCGGTGCGACGGCATTGATGGTGATGCCCTTCTCGGCCAGCTTCGGCGCCTCGGCATTGACCATGCCGATGACACCGGCCTTGGACGCGCCGTAGTTGGTCTGGCCGCGGTTGCCCGCGATGCCTGCGATGGAGGACACGTCGATCACGCGGCCACCCTCCTTGAGCGCGCCACGCGCCACCAGGCCTTCGGTAATCCGGTGCGGCGCAGCCAGATTCACGTTCAGCACCGAGTTCCAGCGGCCCTCGTCCATATTCGCGAGCAACTTGTCGCGGGTGATACCGGCGTTGTGCACGACGATATCGATGCCGCCGAAACGCTCGGTCGCGAATTCGGCCAGCTTCTCCGCGGCATCCGCGGCGGTCACGTCGAGCGCGAGCGCGGTACCGCCGACCTTGTTGGCCGTCGCCGACAACGCCTCACCGGCGGCCGGGATATCCGCGACGATCACCGTAGCGCCGTCGCGGGCGAACACCTCGGCGATGGTCGCGCCGATACCGCGCGCCGCACCGGTGACCACGGCGACCTTGCCCTCGAGCGGCTTGTCCCAGCTGGCGGGGGCCGCGGCATCGGCCTTGCCGACCCGGATGACCTGGCCGTCGACGAACGCCGACTTGGCCGAAAGCAGGAAGCGCAGTGTGGATTCCAGACCGGACGCGGTCGCCGACGCCGCGGGCGAGAGGTACACCAGCTGAGCGGTCGCGCCGCGCAGCAGCTCCTTGGCGACGCTGCGGGTGAAGCCCTCCAGCGCGCGCTGGGCGATCTGCTCGTCCACGGTCGTGGTCAGTTCGGGGGTGGTGCCGACGATGACGACGCGACCGGATGCGGCGATGCTGCGCATGGCGGGCTGGAAGAACTCGAACAGCTGCGACAGATCCTCGACCGAACCGATGCCGGTCGCGTCGAACACCAGCGCGCCGTACTTCTGACCCGAGGCGGGCGCGTCGGCGAAGGTGTAGTCCGACAGCAGGGTTCGCACGGGTTCGGCGACCCGGCCCTTACCGCCGAGCAGTACCGGACCGGGCAGCGACGGCTCGCCCGCGACATAGCGGCGCAGGTTCTGCGGCTGCGGCAGGCCGAGCTTGCTCGCCAGGAACTGGCCGGGGGCGGAGTGTACGAACGATCCGTAGAGGTTGGGAGCACCCTTGCTCTTGTTCGCTGCCACTGTTTCTCCCTTTTCTGTGTCTCGTGTGTCGTGGTTTCGGCCCGCCGGTGGCTGCGTTGCCGAAAATGGTCTGCTCGCTCACCACATGCCCCGGGGCGAGATTTACGCACACTTCCGGGGTACGGTGTCGACATTAAACTTACTCCAGAGTAAGTTTAAAGTAAACCAACCGCGACGGGGCGCCGATCTGCGCGGAGACTTTCGCGCCGACGGCCCACCGGGCACCCGACGAGACTTGGAGACTCGAGTGACAACCAAAGCCCGTTCAGCGAAGAGCACGGCGAAAAAGGCCCCGCGCCCAGTCGCGATCGTGGGCGGCAACCGGATTCCGTTCGCCCGCTCCGATAAGGCCTACGCCCACGCCTCCAACCAGGACATGTTCACCGCCGCGCTGGACGGTCTGGTCAGCCGGTTCGGTCTGCAGGGCGAACGTCTGGGCATGGTCGTCGGCGGCGCGGTGCTCAAGCGCGTCGGCGAGCACGGGATGATCCGCGAGAGCGTGCTCGGCAGCAAGCTCAGTCCCTACACCCCGGCCCACGATCTGCAGCTCGCCTGCGGCACCGGCCTGCAGGCCATTGTGACCGTGGGTGACGCGATCGCCGCGGGTCGCATCGAGGCCGGTGTCGGCGGTGGCACCGACACCACTTCCGACGCGCCGATCGGCGTGAGCGAAGGTATGCGCGAGTGGATGCTGGACGTGAACCGCGCCAAGACCAACAAGGACCGCCTCAAGCTGGTCGGCCAGCTGCGTCCGGGCATGCTCGGCATCGAGATTCCGCGCAATGCCGAACCGCGCACCGGGCTGTCCATGGGTGAGCACGCCGCCATCACCGCCAAGGAATTCGCCATCGCGCGTGCGGCCCAGGACGAACTGGCCTACCTGTCGCACAAGAATATGGCCGCCGCCTACGACCGCGGCTTCTTCGACGACCTGATCACCCCGTTCCTCGGCCTGACCCGCGACGACAACCTGCGTCCCGGCTCGACCGTCGAGAAGCTGGCCACCCTTAAGCCGGTCTTCGGCGTCAAAGCGGGCGACGCCACCATGACCGCCGGTAACTCCACCCCGCTGACCGACGGCGCTTCCGCGGTGCTGCTGTCCAGCGAGGAATGGGCCGCCGAGCGCAACCTGCCGGTGCTGGCCAACCTGATCGACTCCGAGGTCGCCGCGGTCGATTACATCCACGGCCCCGACGGCCTGCTGATGGCGCCGACCTACGCGGTGCCGCGCATGCTGGCCCGAAATGGCCTGACGCTGCAGGACTTCGACTACTACGAAATCCACGAGGCCTTCGCCTCCGTGGTGCTCGCGACGCTGCAGGCGTGGGAGTCCGATGCCTACTGCAAGGAGCGCCTCGGCCTGGACGGCGCGCTCGGCTCGATCGATCGCAGCAAGCTGAACGTCAACGGTTCCTCGCTCGCCGCGGGCCACCCGTTCGCCGCGACCGGCGGCCGCATCGTCGCCTCCACCGCGAAGATGCTGGCGGAGAAGGGATCCGGCCGCGCGCTGATCTCCATCTGCGCCGCGGGCGGTCAGGGCGTCGTCGCGATCCTGGAGCGCTGAGGCGGCGCTGGGCGCGAAAACGACTGACAGGAGGTGGCATTCGGCTCAGCCGGTCGCCGCCTCCTGTTTTCGTGATCGCACACGCTTTGCGAGTTCCATTCGACGCCAATGGAGTTCGCGGTTCGCGTGACCGAGAGTCGCACTTCGCTGTCGTTCTTCGCGAACTCCCCCGGGTCGGGCCGCCGAACCGAGTAGGTTCCAGTTGGAAACGACTGTTCGTTGTCCGACAAGGCAACCGGGAGACAGGAGTGTTGATGCTGACTGCGAGGACCCTGGCCGAAGCGCAGACCTACCTGAGCCTGATGGCCGCCTCCGATGACGCGCCCGAAGCGGTCCAGTCCAGCCCGCCGGTGAGCTCGCTGACCGAAGGTGAGCAGGCGTGGACGGTCCACTCGGGGCTCGGTGACGTCGAGGTCCCCTACGCCTCCGAGGACGCGTGCCGGCGGCTCGGCGTGTGGTTCGGTCTCGGTGTCTCTCAACTGGTGGATGCCGGGCAGTGGATCATGGTGGCGAGCACCTATGCACGCCGCGCGTTGGAGGCGGACCTCGCCTACCAGGGGAAACCCGGCCAGGACCGCAACACTGTCGAACTGAACTGGCAGTTCGCCGGCGAGGCGATCGGCGAGGCGATCAAGTTCCTGCCCGAGGGCGCGTACCGCCTCCCGGACACGGCGTTCTGGTCCGCGCAGGGCGAGCAGATGCGGCGCGACCAGCCTGAACGGATCACGCGCGCCCAACTCGTCGACGACAAGGACTATTACGTCGGCACGCTCGAGGACTTCCGCGCACTCTACGACGAGTGATGCCCGATCAATCGCGCGCCGATGCGGCACGGTCGGTGACCAGTCCGCGGGTGATCTCCGCGAGCCGATCCGCCGGAACCTCCACCGCGCCTTCGGGATTGATGACGACCACCGTCGGGTAGATACCACGGGTGAGATCCGGACCGCCGGTGGCGGTGTCGTCCTCGGACGCGTCGAACAGCGATTCGACGGTGATCCGCAGCGCCTGGTCCTCGTCGATGCCGCGGCTGTAGGTCTTCTTCAGCGAGGATTTCGCGAACAGCGATCCGGAGCCGACCGCGGTGTAGCCGAATCGCTCCTCACTGCGTCCGCCGACGACATCGTAGGAGAAGATCCGCCCGACCTTCTCCGGATCGGTGGCGCTCAGGTCATAGCCGACCAGGACCGGGACCACCGCCATATCCTGCAGCGCCGCAGGCAGATTGTCGCGCACCATCTTGGAGAGCTTGTTCGCCTTGCCCTCGAATGTCAGCCCGACGCCCTCGATCTTCTCGTAGTGTTCGAGCTCGACCGCGAACAACCGGATCATCTCGATGGCCATGCCCACCGTGCCCGCGAAACCCGCCGCAGAATAGGTATCGGTGATGAACACCTTCTCCATATCACGGCTGGCCAGCAGGTTTCCCATGGTGCCGCGCCGATCACCGGCGAGCAGCACACCGCCACGGTAGGCGACGGCGACGATCGTGGTGCCGTGCGGCGCGATGTCGCGCCCGCTGACCTCGACATTGCCGAAATGATTGCCCGGAAGGAGTTCCGGTGCGTATCGGCGCAGGTTCTCGGAGAAGGAAGATGTCGCGTACTCCACCCACCCACCGTAACGATTCCCGCGTCGCGCGTCAGCGCACCGAACTCCCACGGGCGGCGGCCGAGTGCCGCAACAGTTGCACCTCCGCTATCCGAACCGCTCGGCACGTGGACAGCGCCGTCCGCCCCATTCTGTCTGAGACGGCGTGTTTCGGGGTGGTCCCCGGCGGGTGCTACTTCGACGGCAGCTCGTTGTGGCCGCCGAAGGCCTTGCGCATGGCCGAGAGCATCTTGTCCGCGTACAGCGCCTCACCGCGCGAGGAGAACCGTGCGAACAGCGCCGAGGACAGCACAGGCGCGGGCACGCCGGTATCTATCGCGGCGTCCAGCGTCCAGCGACCCTCGCCGGAATCCGAAACCCGCCCGTCGAACGAATCCAAGTTCGGATCGGCGTAGAGCTCGATCGCCGTCAGATCCAGCAACCATGAGGCGACCACGGAACCGCGCCGCCACACCTCGGTCACCTCGGGCACATCGATGTCGTACTGGTACCACTCCGGATGTTCGAGCGGGGTCTCCTCGGCGGAGGCCACGACATTGCGATTCGCGCCGATATTCGCCCTGTGCAGGATGTTCAGACCCTCGGCGTAGGCCGCCATCGCGCCGTACTCGATGCCGTTGTGCACCATCTTCACGAAATGACCCGCACCGGCCGGGCCGCAGTGCAGATAGCCCTGTTCGGCAGGGGAGGGCTCGCCGGTGCGGCCCGGGGTTCGCTCGGCCGCCGCGACGCCGGGCGCGATGGACTTCAGCAGCGGATCCAGATGCGCCACCGGTTCGGCCTCGCCGCCGATCATCAGGCAGAAGCCACGTGCGAGGCCGTAAACACCTCCTGACGTGCCGATATCCACGTAGTGAATGCCCTTCGGCCGCAGCTCGGCGGCGCGGGCGATGTCATCGTGGTAGCGGCTGTTGCCGCCGTCGATGATGATGTCGCCGGGCTCGAGCAGCTCGGCCACCTGGTCGATCACCTGACCGGTCACCGCGGCCGGGATCATCACCCAGACCACCCGCGGGGTCTCCAGCCGGGACACGAAGTCCCGGAGCTCGGTTGAGCCCTGGAAACTGTCGCTGCCCAGCTCCTCGGCGAGTACGTCGATGGTCTTGGGTCTGCGTTCGTAGCCGACGGCGGTGTGCCCGTCCTTGACGATGCGGCGCACGATATTGCCGCCCATGCGTCCCAGGCCGATCATTCCCAGCTGCATTCCATCTCCCTCGTTGCGTGCGAAGCCCGGATG is part of the Nocardia sp. NBC_00565 genome and encodes:
- a CDS encoding DUF5685 family protein, with amino-acid sequence MAAEWPGNGAELFGMLRPCSHGAEKYGIDAAEWRSHMCGLCLGLRDGHGQLARTATNTDAIVLSVLTEAQLSGPMARTTAGPCALRGMRRAEVATADSPGVLLAATASLLLGSAKIRDHIDDGDSSTLTKRPMTKVSSRWADRARAQAKLIGLDVEPLVAAINSQAHLEARAMSGVFGPGGTKLGARPRPSGTNTASLDELTAPTQICASELFAHTAVLANRPGNIAALGEAGKHFGRIAHLADAVEDYDEDRTRGRFNPLAATGTTMPEAYDLLRQSDSQLRKAVAEAQLDQVPTIRWMLLDPLHALVRRVGRGIGATAHACNVSRDTATAQYPGPPPDFERRPPVRRPGVGEALALVFGVYCTGYACCADHTSPCDGQRKDAWIKNCDCGDCCDCGDCGCDCGDCCCDCGCDC
- a CDS encoding MaoC/PaaZ C-terminal domain-containing protein, translating into MTETITLTAPPKNSSLFVKAALGAVPLISARKSTLPDRVVRLDRLHVDPDHLAAYCRATGLRFGDSLPLTYPFILSFPLAMQLVVARDFPFVAVGAVHAQNLIERTREISVSEPLDFQTHTENLREHPKGLLVDAVTEVNVGRELVWRQVTTFLHQQRTSLSGGPKEEKPQEVPPPPMRTIRVDQKTITRYAAASGDHNPIHTSALGARAFGFPKTIAHGMWSAANILSNIEGRIPGEATYAVKFGKPILLPSTVNVYADRVDSGWDLALRNPKKGYPYFTATLR
- a CDS encoding 3-oxoacyl-ACP reductase: MAANKSKGAPNLYGSFVHSAPGQFLASKLGLPQPQNLRRYVAGEPSLPGPVLLGGKGRVAEPVRTLLSDYTFADAPASGQKYGALVFDATGIGSVEDLSQLFEFFQPAMRSIAASGRVVIVGTTPELTTTVDEQIAQRALEGFTRSVAKELLRGATAQLVYLSPAASATASGLESTLRFLLSAKSAFVDGQVIRVGKADAAAPASWDKPLEGKVAVVTGAARGIGATIAEVFARDGATVIVADIPAAGEALSATANKVGGTALALDVTAADAAEKLAEFATERFGGIDIVVHNAGITRDKLLANMDEGRWNSVLNVNLAAPHRITEGLVARGALKEGGRVIDVSSIAGIAGNRGQTNYGASKAGVIGMVNAEAPKLAEKGITINAVAPGFIETAMTAAIPLATREAGRLMSSLLQGGQTIDVAETIAYFASPASNAVSGNVVRVCGQSLIGA
- a CDS encoding acetyl-CoA C-acetyltransferase codes for the protein MTTKARSAKSTAKKAPRPVAIVGGNRIPFARSDKAYAHASNQDMFTAALDGLVSRFGLQGERLGMVVGGAVLKRVGEHGMIRESVLGSKLSPYTPAHDLQLACGTGLQAIVTVGDAIAAGRIEAGVGGGTDTTSDAPIGVSEGMREWMLDVNRAKTNKDRLKLVGQLRPGMLGIEIPRNAEPRTGLSMGEHAAITAKEFAIARAAQDELAYLSHKNMAAAYDRGFFDDLITPFLGLTRDDNLRPGSTVEKLATLKPVFGVKAGDATMTAGNSTPLTDGASAVLLSSEEWAAERNLPVLANLIDSEVAAVDYIHGPDGLLMAPTYAVPRMLARNGLTLQDFDYYEIHEAFASVVLATLQAWESDAYCKERLGLDGALGSIDRSKLNVNGSSLAAGHPFAATGGRIVASTAKMLAEKGSGRALISICAAGGQGVVAILER
- the prcB gene encoding proteasome subunit beta, encoding MEYATSSFSENLRRYAPELLPGNHFGNVEVSGRDIAPHGTTIVAVAYRGGVLLAGDRRGTMGNLLASRDMEKVFITDTYSAAGFAGTVGMAIEMIRLFAVELEHYEKIEGVGLTFEGKANKLSKMVRDNLPAALQDMAVVPVLVGYDLSATDPEKVGRIFSYDVVGGRSEERFGYTAVGSGSLFAKSSLKKTYSRGIDEDQALRITVESLFDASEDDTATGGPDLTRGIYPTVVVINPEGAVEVPADRLAEITRGLVTDRAASARD
- the gnd gene encoding phosphogluconate dehydrogenase (NAD(+)-dependent, decarboxylating); protein product: MQLGMIGLGRMGGNIVRRIVKDGHTAVGYERRPKTIDVLAEELGSDSFQGSTELRDFVSRLETPRVVWVMIPAAVTGQVIDQVAELLEPGDIIIDGGNSRYHDDIARAAELRPKGIHYVDIGTSGGVYGLARGFCLMIGGEAEPVAHLDPLLKSIAPGVAAAERTPGRTGEPSPAEQGYLHCGPAGAGHFVKMVHNGIEYGAMAAYAEGLNILHRANIGANRNVVASAEETPLEHPEWYQYDIDVPEVTEVWRRGSVVASWLLDLTAIELYADPNLDSFDGRVSDSGEGRWTLDAAIDTGVPAPVLSSALFARFSSRGEALYADKMLSAMRKAFGGHNELPSK